The sequence TGCTGGACGAACCGACCGCCGCGCTCGGCGTGAAGCAGTCCGGGATGGTGCTGAAGTACGTGGCCGCGGCCCGCGACGCCGGTCTGGGTGTGGTGCTCATCACGCACAACCCGCACCACGCCTACCTGGTCGGTGATCGTTTCGTCCTTCTCAAGCGTGGCGCGATGTCCGGCAGCCACCTGAAGGAGGACATTACGCTGGACGAGCTGACGCGGGAGATGGCCGGCGGCAGCGAGCTCGACGAACTGACCCACGAGCTGAGCCGGTCCAGGAGAACCGGCACAATAGCGGAGGACGCCGCGCCGACCCCCTCCGCTGCACCGGCTTCCGCTGCTCCGTCCGCCCCGTCCGCCCCCCACACCGACCCACCCGACCCGGAGATCACCGCTTGAGTGCCAATCGTGAACGCGTCTACCGCGGCGGCGCAGCGCGCGCCACGGTCTGGCAGAGCGTGGGTATGCGCGACCGCAGGGAGCGCCGCTCGCACCTGACCGCGCCCCGCGTGCCCACCGTCGGCATCGACATCGGGGGCACCAAGGTGATGGCGGGGGTGGTCGACGCCGACGGGATCATCCTGGAGACGCTGCGCACCGAGACCCCCGACAAGTCCAAGAGCCCCAAGGTGGTCGAGGACACCATCGTGGAACTGGTGCTCGACCTCTCCGAGCGGCACGACGTGCACGCCGTCGGCATCGGTGCCGCCGGATGGGTGGACGCCGAGCGCTCCCGGGTGCTGTTCGCGCCGCACCTGGCCTGGCGCGACGAACCGCTGCGCGACCGGCTCTCCGAGCGGCTGCTGGTGCCCGTCATGGTCGACAACGACGCCAACACCGCGGCGTGGGCGGAGTGGCGCTTCGGCGCCGGCCGCGGCGAGGCCGACCTGGTGATGATCACCCTCGGCACAGGCATCGGCGGCGCGATCCTGGAGGACGGCCACGTCAAGCGCGGCCGCTACGGGGTGGCCGGCGAGTTCGGCCATATGCAGGTGGTGCCCGGCGGGCACCGCTGCGCCTGCGGCAACCGCGGCTGCTGGGAGCAGTACAGCTCCGGCAACGCGCTGGTCCGCGAGGCCCGCGAGATGGCCGCCGCCGACTCCCCGGTGGCGTACGGCATCAACGACCGGGTCGGCGGCAACATCCGCGACATCACCGGGCCGCTGATCACCGAACTGGCCCGCGAGGGCGACCCGATGTGCGTGGAGCTCTTCCAGGACATCGGGCAGTGGCTCGGCGTCGGCATCGCCAACCTCGCCGCCGCCCTCGACCCGTCCTGCTTCGTCATCGGCGGCGGGGTCAGCGCCGCGGACGACCTGCTGATCGCCCCGGCCAGGGACGCCTTCCGGCGCACCCTGACCGGCCGCGGCTACCG comes from Streptomyces sp. NBC_00448 and encodes:
- a CDS encoding ROK family glucokinase, which gives rise to MSANRERVYRGGAARATVWQSVGMRDRRERRSHLTAPRVPTVGIDIGGTKVMAGVVDADGIILETLRTETPDKSKSPKVVEDTIVELVLDLSERHDVHAVGIGAAGWVDAERSRVLFAPHLAWRDEPLRDRLSERLLVPVMVDNDANTAAWAEWRFGAGRGEADLVMITLGTGIGGAILEDGHVKRGRYGVAGEFGHMQVVPGGHRCACGNRGCWEQYSSGNALVREAREMAAADSPVAYGINDRVGGNIRDITGPLITELAREGDPMCVELFQDIGQWLGVGIANLAAALDPSCFVIGGGVSAADDLLIAPARDAFRRTLTGRGYRPEARIAKAELGPEAGMVGAADLARLVARRFRRANRRRVERYERYGRTLGRQAAQP